The genomic stretch TTACAGTATCATATCCTTTCTTTTGATATCTTTCAAGTAAGTTTTCCGCCTCTTCTAGACTATTAATAATCAAATGTTTCACGTCAAGATTAAGTGTTCGTTTGTACTCTTCTAATGGATATGTTTCATAGTTAGAGTACATCAGCAATACTTTATTTCCTATTGCTTTTGCCTTGACTAAAGCTTTGACCACATCAGCTTCAGTAAAATGCAACGGATATATTGGTATTAAATGTAATAGCTCACTAAATTCTCTTTTAAAGATTTCAAGATGGGCCCCACTTGTAATGACGAGGTCAAATGTGGTTACATAGTCCAGATCTATACGTTTGCTAAACTCAGCAAAACCAACCTCTAATACTTCTAATTTAATGGGCAAGTTAACAGTTTTATAAACCTCATAACATAGTTGTGTAAAGTTTGGGTGGCTAATAATTAAGATTTTCGTCGTCATTCTGTCTGACCTCCTTAAAGGGGCTTAAAGACCTATTTCGCTTCACAAACAAAAGCCCAAGTCATGTCGCCCTAACCATGACTATTTCGTTCACACCCTTCTTGTCGGTGATACTCTAAATTCTCACTTCCCAAGCCTAATAACCAACCGCCTCGGCAATATCCTCTTCTTCTATCAAGTCATGCCCGTTCAGATCGGCAATGGTGCGGGACACCTTTAAAATCTTGTGGTATCCCCGCATGCTTAACTGGAGGTGCTCAAAAATCTCCCGTATAAAGTCTTCCGCCTCTTTGGTTAATTGACAAATTGCTTTTACCTCTTAAGCAGTTAGCAATCCGTTCGGCTTGTCACTGTTGGTGCGCTCCTGTTTGAACAACAAAGCTTGTTCAACCCGCTGGCGAATATTTGATGTACTGTAATGGTCATTGTGTGGCGTAGCTGTACCAACAATCTCATCATAACTTAGTAATGGCACGTCCACCTGCAGGTCAATACGGTCGATGATCGGACCGGACAGTTTGGCCCTGTAGCGCTCGATTTGCGCAGCTGAACAGGGATACACCAGGAATACGGCTTAGAAAGGCTCGATTGGAGAAAAATTTATTTTTGCGTGAGTTGGCAGAACTAACCGGGCTAACCCCTCAAAATATTAGAAATATCGAAAAGGATGTATATGAGTGCAAAACGGGGTTGAAAGTTGCCACAGCTAAAAAGCTGGCCAAACCATTAGATAAATCCAT from Caldalkalibacillus uzonensis encodes the following:
- a CDS encoding ATP-binding protein, with the protein product MYPCSAAQIERYRAKLSGPIIDRIDLQVDVPLLSYDEIVGTATPHNDHYSTSNIRQRVEQALLFKQERTNSDKPNGLLTA